The DNA segment ATACCGAGCTCAAAGAGTATCTTTCCGACATATATAAAAAGGCGAAATCATTTTAAAGTTAGGAGCCACTAAAATACTTAAATAGGATTTAATATTTTTTTAAATATAATTTAGAGGTTAATTTTAAATTCAAACCAAGGACGCAATATGACCAAGAACTCCGTCGCACCCAAAGAACGCATAAACATAACATATAAAACCAAAACGAACAACCAAGAAGCCGATGTGGAGCTGCCGCTTAAGCTGATGGTTATGGCAAATTTGACCGGCCGCAACGACACTCCGGTCGAAGACCGAGAAGTGGTATCCATAAATAAAATCAATTTTGACCAAGTAATGCAAAAAATGGATATAAAAGCAAATTTTGCCGTAGAAAATAAACTAGGTCTGGGCTCGGATGAAATCAACATAGAGCTTAAAATATCAAATATGAAAGACTTTTCTCCGGACAACATAGCAAAGCAAATCCCGGAGATCAATCAACTTTTGGAACTAAGAAAAGCGCTGGTATCGCTAAAGGGCCCAATGGGAAACATTCCCGACTTTAGAAAAGCGGTTTTGGATGCGTTAAAGAACAAAAAAACCAAACAAGAGCTTCTTTTGGAAATAAAAGACTCTCAAGACGTAAAATGAGGAAGTAAAATGCAAGAAGTAAAAGTTAAAACGCCGATTATCGAAAGCATTATGGAGAAAAGCAAGTACTCCAAAGACGATGAAAGCTATAGCATAGTAAAAAAAGGCGTAGCGGAATTTATCTCAAATATAGTAACATCCGAAAACCCTGAAGAGAAGATAAATAAACTCGCTCTTGATGAAATGATAGCCCACATAGACGATCTTTTGTCAAAGCAAATGGACGAAGTACTTCACAATAAAGATTTTCAAAAACTTGAGTCTACTTGGAGAGGTATCCGCTTTTTAGTAGAGAGAACAAATTTTAACGAAAATATAAAAATCGTCCTCTCCGATATAACCAAAGAAGAAGCTCTTGAGGATTTTGATTCAAATTTGGATATCACGCAAAGCGTAATGTATAAGCAAATTTACTCCCAAGAATACGGCCAGTTCGGCGGAGAGCCGATAGGCGCGATCATAGGCGATTACGAGCTTGACAAAACCAATACCGATATGACGTTTTTACACAAGATGTCCTCCATCGCCGCAATGAGTCACTCCCCGTTTCTGACGTCCTTATCCTCAAAATTCTTCGGCCTAGAAAACTACGCCGAGCTGGAAAACATAAAAGATATGAAAAGTATGCTCGAAGGCCCTCAATACACTAGGTGGAGAACTTTTAGGGAAAACGAGGACGCAAAATACGTAGGCCTGCTGGCAACCAGATTTTTAACTCGCTCGCCTTATTTGCCGGAGGATAATCCGATAAAAAGCTTTAATTATAAGGAAAACGTGGAAGGCTCTCACGATCACTTACTTTGGGGCAATTCGGCATACACGCTCGCCACAAGACTAACGGAGAGTTTCGCCGATTTTAGATGGTGCGGTAATATAATAGGCCCAAAAGGCGGCGGAGCGGTCAAAGATCTGCCTACTTATCTTTATGAAAACTACGGTAGCGTACAGGCGAAAATCCCAACCGAAGTCTTAATAACCGATAGAAGGGAGTATGAGCTTTCCGAAAACGGATTTATTACTCTTACTTTGCGTAGAGATAGCAACAACGCCGCGTTCTTTTCAGCAAATTCGGCTCTAAAACCTAAAATTTTTCCAAATACTCCGGAAGGAAAACAGGCTGAAACGAATTTTAGACTAGGCACGCAGTTGCCTTATATATTTTTAATATCCCGCTTGGCTCACTATCTCAAAGTTTTACAGCGCGAGGAAATAGGCACATGGAAAGAAAGGGCCGACGTAGAGCGCGGCTTAAACGAGTGGCTAAGGCAATACATTTCCGATCAGGAAAATCCGCCTGCAGACGTAAGAAGCAGAAGGCCTTTTAGAAGCGCCAAGATAAACGTAAACGACATCCCCGGCGAGCCCGGCTGGTATAAAATAGAGCTGCTAGCCAGACCGCACTTTAAATTTATGGGTGCAAATTTTGAGTTATCTCTAGTCGGAAAACTAGATAAAGAATAAATTTAGGCGGACTATGTCATTAAGCGATAGGGTTTTACATACATTAAATGAAGAAAATGCAGACAAGCCCTATCGCCAAGATATTTTAAACGATATAAAAGAAAACATAAGCATACTTTTAAATTCCAAATTTGACGACTGCATAACCATACAAGGCTCAAGCCTTCCGGATATGTCTTTTTTAAATATCGATTCACACGAACTTTGTCAACTGATGGGAAAAGAAATATACGGCCTCATTAAAAAATATGAAAATAGAATCAACATAGTTGCCATAGATTATGACGATTCTTTAAAGCCGTGGCAATTAACTTTTAATATAAGATATACTAGACAAAACGACGCTTTTAAGGAATTTGCCATAAAAGTAACTTTTCGCAATAATAGGTATTGTGAGGTTTTATGATGAAAAAAAACGAAAATAACGTATTATATTTTCGTAAAGAAATGGCCTATCTTTACGAAATGAGAGAACTTTTTATAGAAAAATTTCCAAAAGTAGCGCCGTTTTTAAATGCCGATAGCAAAGATCCCGATGTTGAAAGAATAATAGAAAACGTAGCCATACTTACATCCAAAATCCATCAAGAGCTCGATGAAAATATACCGCTAATCGCCGAATCCCTTATAAATATCGTATCGCCAAACTATACCAACCCGGTACCTTCGGTATGTATTCAAGAATTTTCTTTAAAAAGCGATAGCAAGAAAAATAGCACAATCGTACCAAAAGGCTCGGTCGTCGTTTCCAAGCCTGTTAATGACGTAAAATGCAAATTTAAAACCGCGTATGACGTCTATTTGTATCCTTTAAAAATAAATAAGACCTATTTAAGCAATAATAAAAGCGATTATGTTTTAAATTTAGAATTAAATATCACAAAAGATGAAGCAAGGTTGTCCGATATCGATATGAACCGTATAAATTTATACCTAGGCAACGACGTATATATGTCCTCTACGCTAGTTATGTGGATGAAAACATATCTAAAAAAAATCATCGTATTTTGTTCCGATAGCGATGAAACGTTTAATATTCCTACTTCGTCGATCGAGGTTATGGGGCTTAGCGATAAACTGCTCGATTATGAAGATTTTGGTTTTGAAGCATTTGCTCTTTTGCAAGAACTGTTTTTTATGCCGTATAAATTTAATTTTATAACGATAAAAAATTTGGATATGCTTAAATCTTCCGGTTCTAGAAATTTTACTATCAAATTTGTATTTGATAGAGATCTTCCAAACGGCTATATCCCAAGAGTCGAGCATTTTTCTTTATCTTCTACTCCTATTATAAATTTATTCGAGATGAGTGCGGAGCCTATATTAAATAACAATAAAAAAAACGGCCATAGGATTTTTTTAGACAGGGCAAAGATCGATGCTTACGATATAGTTCAAGTTACTAAAGTAGTCGCTCATAATAGCGATACGGGCAGAAGAGTGCTAAAAAACTACAAAAGTTTTGAACGATTTAATTTCTTTAACGGCGAAAATATAGATGATTTTTATTCTTTAAGCGATAGGACGGACGGCGATTCAAATTTGTTCAAAGAGATATCGTTTTTTTCTAACTCTCAAAAGGAGCAGACGGTAACCGTAGAGACCCTGTGCTGCAATGGAAATTTACCGTCCGAGCTCAAAATATCAGACATAAACGACTTTCCTGCCCAGCCGGAAATTAATACAAAAAATATTACCGTCCCCACATCTATGCAAAAAGTTGCGATAGACGGAAATTTGCTTTGGCGGCTCGTATCCATACTATCTTTTAGTTATCAAACCATACTCGAAAAAAAATCATTCCTAGCCGTATTAGACGCCTTTTCATTCGGCGATAGCCCGATATCTAAAATCCTGGCAAGCTCGCTACAAGACATAAAAACCAAATCTATCTATAGAATAGACGGGCATATGACGAAAAAAGGCACGCTATGCATATTTTATATAGACGAAAGCAAATTTTATAGCATAGGGGAAGTTTATATCGCGGGATTGGTTTTATCCAAATTTCTATCCAGCTTCGCTTCTATAAATTCATTTTGCGAGCTAAAGGTAAAATGCGTCCAAAGCAAAATAACGATAGACTATCCGCTTTATAGCGGCAATAAAGCATTGCTGTGAAATTAGCGAGCGAAACTTCTTTTTATAGGCTTATTAAAAAAGCCTTAAACGACTATGACAAAAACGATATCGTTTTAAGAAATAGCTCGAAACTAGGCCACCCCAATAAAGAAATAGAATACGCCAAGCTAAACAATGAAGAAAAGAAAAATTTCTTAGAAATAATGGTAAATTTTATGGGGCTATACGGCAGCTCTTCGCAATTACCAAGCTATATGCTGGATAAATTTTCAAGAAGCGATAACGAAAATTGGAAATTATTTTTTGATTTTTTTAATAATTATTTGCTATGGATATTTTTTGAGAGCATATCTATGCAAAATTATCCCAAATCTTTTAAAAAAGATTTTAGCGATAGAATTTCGGCCATATTATTTAATATTTTAGGCATAGACGACAAAGAGGTAGCCAGGGCTTATCTGCCATTTGCGCCGCTACTCCTGAGCCTAAGGAGACCAAAGCTACAAATACAAAGAGTATTGGAATACAACTTTAATCTTAAAAATAAACTTTTTATATTGGAAAATATCCCGCATCAAGTAGTTATAGACCCAAAACAACGCAGCTATTTAGGTAAATTAAATAACTCTTTAAGTAAAAATTTTATATTAGGCAAAAGGGTTCTGGACTATCAAAGTAAAATGGCTATTTATATAAAAGATATAAATTACGATGAAGCCGTTAAATATTTTCCTAAAGGGCAAAAGCACGACAAGCTGAAAGAAAGCGTGATTTTTCTTACAAATAATGAATTTGCCGTGGATTTATATATAAGCATAAAATATTCTCCCAAAATGAATCTCAAACTAGGAGATGATTCTCATAGCAAGTTAGGCTACAGCTCCATAATAGGAAAAAACAAAAAAGACTCTTATTTGATGTTTTTTAGGTTATACTCATGATATTTCGCTATTTTAAATTGAGTACTCGTTTTAAATTTTAAGAAGTTGTGATATAATCAAACAACTATTTAATCAAATCTCGGATCGGTGGTAAAGTTGTCTCTCTCATTCATATCTAGAATTCTTAGTGTTTTTAAAATAAAAGGCGTTTCTATTTTTATCTCGCTTATTGCGATTAGTATTCTGTTTTGGCGGTATAGCCCCGATATAGCTTTTAACGACGTATATATTTTTGCAAATACATCATCGAGGATAATAGCTCTTTGTATTTTTTGGCTAATTGCATTCGTTATTTTCGCTTTGCGCGCAACGATCAAATTTTTCTCTTCTATGAAAGATGACAAAAGGCAGCAAATAAAAGAGATAAAAAAGGTATCAAACGAGTCCGTAAATAAAGCAAAAAGAAATTTTTTCATATCCGTAAAAGATGCAAAAAATACTTGGAAAAACGATATAAAATTTAAAAAAATACCGCTTGTTATGATAATAGGAAATGAAAGAGCGGGCAAAAGCGCTTTTATTAATTATTCCAATATAGAATACCCGCTTGGAGATAGCCTTGATACTTACAAAAAGATACACCAAAGCACGACGAATTTCAACCTTTACATATCAAAAAACGGAGCGCTTATAGATACCGAAGGCGTTCATTTTGCGCAAGAAGTTTTATTTAATCCGTCCTCAACGGACGAGCTTCCCGAGGATGATGTAGAAAAAAACAAAGACTTCCTCCTTAAAAAGAACATATGGAAAGAATTTTTAAATTTCTTAAATAAAAATATTTTTCACTCTAAGTTAGGCGGCGCTATTTTGATAGTGGATACTCAGCAGTTTTTAGAAAATCCAAAAGAGTACTCAAACGATCTAATAAGATATCTGGTAAAAAGAGTAAACGACTGCGAAAATAGCTTGAAAATAAAATTTCCTATTTATGTGGTATTTAGCAAACTCGACCTAGTTGAAGGTATGGGGGATTACTTTAAACTTTTCAAAGACGATATCGCAAATAAAGCTTTTGGTCTCAGCTTGTCAAATACCTTTAATAAAGACGATCTGGACAATGATTTTAAAGAACTAAGTCGCTCGTTACTTTATAACATAATGAGCAAAAACTCCCTTTCTCACTCCCTCGAAGACAAAAAACGCTCATATTTATTTTTAAAGCAGCTAGATAACCTGTTTGCACTCGTGAGCGACTTTGCTTTAAAACTAAAAGACGAAAATTCATTGAAAAATAGCTCGCCGATTAAAGGCGTTTACTTTGTTAGCGCATTTCAAGAAAATATACCTATAAACTATCTGGTAAATACGGTGTGCGATAGATATGGGATCAAAAAGCCGCTAGCTAGAGCCCTTAATAACTACAGTAAGCAAAGTTATTTTGTTAAATCGCTACTAAAAGATATTGTTTTTAAAGGCCATCTGGCAAATCCGAATTTAAACAAAAGCCTAAGTACAAAAATTTTAAATTTCGCATCGATAGCTCTTGTTTGCGTTGCCACCTACTTTGCATGCAGCCATTTTATAAACTTAAAATCGGCGAAAGAACTGGAAGCGCAAAATGCTATGCTTTCGATATCCACCTTGCTTGACGGCCAAAAATACAAAGATTATACGCCTACTCAAAAAATAGAATTGTTGCGCAATCTAAAAGATACTCTAAGAATATATCCTAGACTTTTTTCGGGGGATACCAAATTTGAATATCCGCTTTTGGATATATCCTACAAAGGCTTTGAGTCCGCTAAAGACTTATATACGGAGCTGACGATAGATTTTCTTAAAAATACCATCCTTGTCGAGATGGAAAATATGCTAGAAACCGAGACAAACCCCGACAATCTCATAAAAGCCTTTTATATGTATCAGTCGTTGTTTGATAAAGATTTTATAAATGCTAATTTATTTAAAATTTGGATCAAGACCAATTGGTCTAAATTTGAAAAATACAATATAAATCAAGATGACTTTTTATCCCATGCGGATAGCGTATTAAATGCCGACTTAAAAGATATATATCAAAATTTAAATTCTATCAAAGTAGCCGGCGACAAACTTATAAAAGTAGAAAGGCTAGAGAGGCTCTACTCTCTTTTGGAATTCATATCATATAAAAACGAAAAAGAATTTTACGATATAAAAAAAGAGATCGCAGGCATAGACAACGTCATAGAAAACAGTAACGCTTTCGAGCCGTTTAATAAAATTTATACAAAAGACGGTATGAGGGAGTTTTTGTCAAATTTAAGCTCCTATATAGACGACTCGGCAAATATTGAAAAATGGCTATTTCAAAACGAGCGAGCAAGCAACTTCGACACAAACGAGGATAAAACTAATCTACGTTTAAGTATAGCCAACCTATATCTACAAAAATATCGCTCCAGATGGATAACCGTCATAGGAGGCATAACGCCCAAAAAATTTAACTCGAGAAAAGAAACGCTAGACGAATTGGAAATTTTATCAAAGGTTGAAAATCCGGTAAATTCGCTTGTAAATACATTAAACACGAACACTCTTCTAACCGACGAAACTTTCTTAAAATATATATACGGCCTTGGTTATCCTTCTACCGAGATTAGAAAATTATTTTCAAATTTTAGCTCGGATTTTAGCTCGTATCATGCATTAAGCGACAGCTCAAAAGAAAACGGCATACTAAATACCATAAGCGACGACGTATCCAAAATCCATAAAAAAATCCTTGATTTTAACTACGAGATGCTACAAAGCGAAAACGACAAAATCACTTATGTAATAGGTGGAGTCAAAAACGAAAATGATCCATTTATAGTTTTAAATAACGACTCAAAAATGCTGCCAAAAGAGCTTATGAACTATTATCAGCAAGTATCAAAACTATCCTGGAAACAAGTAGAATCAGGCGCTTCTACTTTTTTAAATACGGCGTGGCAGGATGAAATTTACAGCCTTTATACAAACGAGATTAGGCCGTTTTATCCTTTTGACGAGACGGCGGCGCAGTCCGTGAGCATACAATCGTTTAAAGCATTTTTCGGGAAAAACGGAGCTTGGAATCAGTTTTATGATAGATTTTTGAAGAAAATTTTGAGCAAAGGATCAAACGGCTATAGGGTTAGATCGGCATATGCCAAGGATTTTAAATTTAGCAAAAGCTTCCTTGAAAACATATCCGTGATAGACAATATCGCAAATACCGTGCTTGATCTAAACGATGAGATAAAAATCAACTTTTATATTAAAGCTATTGATTTATCGGCAGATTTTAGTAATATCAGCGTTTCATCGGTAAACGACAAAAGTATAACTTATGATCACACGATACCGTCAAGTCTATACATAACGCCTAAAGACTTTGACACCTCCGCACAGATCAAATTTATAGCCAAATTTCAAAATGGCAATAAGATCGAGCAAAAAACGTTTAGCGGCGAGTGGGCTTGGCATAGACTTTTGCGAAATTCGATCTATAACTCCGAGCAAGGCAAATATTCGCTTTATCTTAATCCGCAAGAAAAATATTACTTCGGGTTTGACGTAACGCCTAATAATGCCGAATTAATGGAACTTTTAAGAAATATATCTTCATTTAAGTTGCCTAAAAATATTTTAAATTAAGGAAGATCATGGAGCAGATGGCCGTCACTATACAAAATTTAGAAAATGCCGCAAACTATTCATCTAAATTTTATATCTTTGATGAAAACGGCGGCGATATAGGGAGCGACAGTAGCGCGACTTTCAGATGCCAAGATGCAAACGGAAGCATCCACGCTAAACATGCCAGAATAGGTTATGAAGAAGGCTTTTTTACGATATCCTCATACGAAAACTGCGATATATTTTACGCAGATTCTTTCTCAAAGATCGCAAGCGACTATGAAACGGTCGTTAATGAAGGGGACGTGTTTAGGGCGGGAGGCTTAAAGCTTATGTTCATAAATCCCTCAAAACTAGAAGAATACGCAATTAAAACGCAAAAACTCATAGAAAATACGCCGAATTTCGATAAGCTTGATGATGTGTATCTTGAGCCTAGAGGCAAACTTTCAAATGTTGATTTCAAAGAACAGCCCGATATCAATATATTCCCGAAAGAAGACGACGAATTTTACATAAAAAACGACCCCTCCCCAAAGGCGCCCGAGCCAAATCCCGCATACGCCCCAAAGCCTTTCACGCAAAATATGCTATCTTCGCAAACATTAAACGATCTAACGCAAAAGCTATTAGCCCAGCTCAGAAGCGAAATCATGCCAAATACGATAGAGTCAAATTCCGCTACTCTAAGCGTAGCCGATCTGGAAGCCATACTATCTACCATACGGCTAACCGACTCTACAAAGCTAATAAACTCCGTCTTATTACAACTAGTATGCAAGGAGTTATACTCTCATATGTATGATATAGTAGAAAACAACTCGTTTTTCAAGTACCTATCCGGAGCCGTCACCAAAAGCACCCAGGAGAAAAAAGAGGCCTTTGAATACCTAGTGCTAAAGGCTCTAGAAAGCTATATCTCAAAAAAATAATCCTCTCGAGATTTAAGCAGGCTTGATTAACGGGTCTGCCTAAATTATTCAAATTTATTTAATCCTTGATATTATGCTCTTTGGCATACTCCTCTATCTTGTCTTTTAGATCTTTTGGAAAGCTTGGTTTATACATAGTAGGAGTTAAAGGATTTAGTCTTTTATCCAGTTTGCCCGATTTATACATTCTTTTTAGTTCTTCGGGAGTGTTATAATACGGTGCGTTAGGATATCCTTCGGGAGGAGTTAGGGACATTATTTTGGATTCGAGGATGGTGGAGTCGATGTAGAGGGAGATGTCTTTAGCGGTCATTTCTTTTGGAAAGCCCGGTATCTCAAATCTATCCATATGTGCATCTTTTGCTTCTTTTAGGTATTCAACAAATTCTTCTCTAGTTGTTTCATTTGCATCTATATCTCTAGGGTCTAAAAGCTTGCCTTCACTTTCTACCAACCTCTTAATTTCCCTATGCAAAGAACCATCTGGATTAATAGCTATCCCTCCCCTATTAAAATCCATAATAAAATCACTCCCTATTATCTCATCTAGATAAGGTATCATACCGTATTCGTCTAGGGGAGGATTTTCGTAGAGGGCTTTGTATTCTAAGGAGCGGGATAGGTTTTTGTTTGATCCCGACATATAAGCAGACGTAGAGAAATATCTAGCCAATACTTTTAAAGCATCTACTTCCCCCAACTGAGCGGCTAAGAATACCGATTGTCTAGCTCTTGATTTAAAGCCCGAGTTATTAAGTACTGTAGCTGAAGCAAATGCTCTTTTATCTCCCAATATCCCTGCGCATACTCTCCACTCTCCCGAAAACAGTCTTGATTTTAAAGTATTAACGTTTCTCTCCACCGTATCGTAAATTTCTTTGTATTCCGGTTTGGTTAGTCTTCCTCTTTCATCTACTCTTCCTATGGCATCATCGGGTATTTCTATCATAGAGCATTTTAGATTGCTTCTTTTTACCAGGTAGATATATCTGTCTCTTTTATCTTTTAAACTTTCGTAATAAGCTTTTTCTTTTTTAGTCCAAGGAGAAATTTCTTTAGAATTTGATTTAAAGCTTAGTTTATACCAAGACTCAAAGGATAGATACTCCGTTTGTCCGTAGTCGTTAGGATTTGGATTAAAGTAGCTTGGTTTGTAGTCTTTGTAAGCAGAGGAGTCGAGGATTTCTCTAGCATCTAGTAAGTATTTTGACTGAATTTTAAGATATTCAGGATTTGTTCTAACAGACTTATAGGCTTTATTATTAGGGATAAGCAAATTTGTATTTTTGTCAAATTTCAATTCCTGCCCATCAGGTGCTATTACTACATATACTTCCATTGATTCTCCTTCATTTATTGCTATTATTCCTACCATTGCAACCATTATTACTATACTTAAAAATAAAATTTTAAATTTACTAAATTTCACAGTATTATCCCAAAAACAAACCATCTTCCATTATTATGGTAGTTGCTAGACGACCAATCAATCTAGGTGGAGTTTTTTTAGGAGGTTCTTTTACCGTGCTGTTTTTATATTCATAGTACTCCTTACACCCCACATAAAGCCCCTTGATATTATTCGTGCCTATTACGTCTAGGGCTTGCAGTAGTCTTCTTGCTTTGTTATCAGTTGTTGTCTCTTTGTCGGTAGTACCTGTGTTAAAGTTACCCTCTTTAAAGTCTTGGAGTATCTCCATAGCTTCGTTGTAGCTATCTATCGGGGATTCAAATCCCACGGCTTCATCGTCGCTTCTTTGAGCTTCTTTATACATCTCGTAAATTTTCCCTCTTTGCGTATGATCCATAAAACTACTATTTGATATATCTAAAGGTCTCTTTGCTTCTGCTACCATAAGCTCTTTTGGTTCAAAGGGCATATCGTGGTTTTTTAGATGGTTAAAGAAGCTTTGATCGTCTTTATACGTAGTTCTTAGTTCGTCTAAACAAAGATAGGCTATTAGTTTATTTAATGGCATATTTTTAGATAGACTGGAGTTTGTTTTCGTATAGATGTCGTTTATGTCGTAATAAAAGAATTTATGATAGTCTAGTCCTCCGCTGGATAGTCTTCCTCCTATGATCGTTCTTTTTAAATCTACGTTCATAAAGGATGAGTGAATTTGCATAGGATAGTAAAGATACTCTTTAGTATCTTTACTCATAGGAGTTAGGGATATGTTTTTTACGGCGTAAGGTTCATCGTATTTGTGAGTATAGTATTTGTATAAGATGTCTTCGTATTTACGTTTTTGTTTTTCGTATTCGGAGGTGTAGAGGCTATCTAGGATAAAATTTAACCCGCTGCCGGTTATTATGGTTTTTAGGGTGGTTGCGGCACAAAGGGTCTCTTGGTCTCTTTTGGATAAATTTAAAGTAATTGCGCTCAAATTTATTCAATCCTTGATATTATGCTCTTTGGCATACTCCTCTATCTTGTCTTTCAGATCTTTTGGAAAGCTTGGTTTATACATAGTAGGAGTTAAAGGATTTAGTCTTTTATCCAGTTTGCCCGATTTATACATTCTTTTTAGTTCTTCGGGAGTGTTATAATACGGTGCGTTAGGATATCCTTCGGGAGGAGTTAGGGACATTATTTTGGATTCGAGGATATTAATATCTCTATTTAAGATGACCTGCTTGTATTCCTTTTCGTCTGGCTCCGCTACGTCATACGGCAATGCTTCGTCTTTTAGGGCTTCTTCGACGGCTTTTACAAATTCTTCCCTGGTTTTCTCGTTTGCGTCTGCATCCCTTGGATCTAAAAATTTACCCTTTTCTTCTACTTGTTCCCTAAAATACCTCATTACTCCGCCATCTGGATCTAGTGCAACTCCGCTTTTTGAAAAATCCATAATAAAATCACTCCCTATTATCTCATCCAGATAAGGTATCATACCGTATTCGTCTAGGGGAGGATTTTCATATAAGGCTTTGTATTCTAAGGAGCGGGATAGGTTTTTGTTTAATCCTATATTATAAGTGTAATATTTAAAAGCATCGGATAAATACTTTAAAGCTTTTACTTCTCCTAACTGAGCGGCTAAGAATACTCTTTGAAATTTCCTTGCCTTAAATCCTCCGCTTCCTCCGCTTCCAAGAGCTGTAACATCCCCTAGTATTCCTGCACATATACCCCATTCTCCTATAAACAAATTTGACTTTAGGGTTTTTTTATTTCTCTCCACCGTATCGTAAATTTCTTTGTATTCCGGTTTGGTTAGTCTTCCTCTTTCATCTACTCTTCCTATGGCATCATCGGGTATTTCTATCATAGAGCATTTTAGATTGCTTCTTTTTACCAGGTAGATATATCTGTCTCTTTTATCTTTTAAACTTTCGTAATAAGCTTTTTCTTTTTTAGTCCAAGGAGAAATTTCTTTAGAATTTGATTTAAAGCTTAGTTTATACCAAGACTCAAAGGATAGATACTCCGTTTGTCCGTAGTCGTTAGGATTTGGATTAAAGTAGCTTGGTTTGTAGTCTTTGTAAGCAGAGGAGTCGAGGATTTGACGAGCTTGAAGAAGGAATTTTGACTGGATTTCCAAGTAGTCTTGCCTTGTTCTAACCTTTTCATATTCTTCGTTATTTGGAATTAATAAATTTGTCTTTTTGTCAAATTTAACCTCTCTGCCGTCTGGAGTAAGCACGGTATAAG comes from the Campylobacter rectus genome and includes:
- the tssC gene encoding type VI secretion system contractile sheath large subunit; translated protein: MQEVKVKTPIIESIMEKSKYSKDDESYSIVKKGVAEFISNIVTSENPEEKINKLALDEMIAHIDDLLSKQMDEVLHNKDFQKLESTWRGIRFLVERTNFNENIKIVLSDITKEEALEDFDSNLDITQSVMYKQIYSQEYGQFGGEPIGAIIGDYELDKTNTDMTFLHKMSSIAAMSHSPFLTSLSSKFFGLENYAELENIKDMKSMLEGPQYTRWRTFRENEDAKYVGLLATRFLTRSPYLPEDNPIKSFNYKENVEGSHDHLLWGNSAYTLATRLTESFADFRWCGNIIGPKGGGAVKDLPTYLYENYGSVQAKIPTEVLITDRREYELSENGFITLTLRRDSNNAAFFSANSALKPKIFPNTPEGKQAETNFRLGTQLPYIFLISRLAHYLKVLQREEIGTWKERADVERGLNEWLRQYISDQENPPADVRSRRPFRSAKINVNDIPGEPGWYKIELLARPHFKFMGANFELSLVGKLDKE
- the tssB gene encoding type VI secretion system contractile sheath small subunit, with the translated sequence MTKNSVAPKERINITYKTKTNNQEADVELPLKLMVMANLTGRNDTPVEDREVVSINKINFDQVMQKMDIKANFAVENKLGLGSDEINIELKISNMKDFSPDNIAKQIPEINQLLELRKALVSLKGPMGNIPDFRKAVLDALKNKKTKQELLLEIKDSQDVK
- a CDS encoding type VI secretion system baseplate subunit TssG, with the translated sequence MKLASETSFYRLIKKALNDYDKNDIVLRNSSKLGHPNKEIEYAKLNNEEKKNFLEIMVNFMGLYGSSSQLPSYMLDKFSRSDNENWKLFFDFFNNYLLWIFFESISMQNYPKSFKKDFSDRISAILFNILGIDDKEVARAYLPFAPLLLSLRRPKLQIQRVLEYNFNLKNKLFILENIPHQVVIDPKQRSYLGKLNNSLSKNFILGKRVLDYQSKMAIYIKDINYDEAVKYFPKGQKHDKLKESVIFLTNNEFAVDLYISIKYSPKMNLKLGDDSHSKLGYSSIIGKNKKDSYLMFFRLYS
- the tssF gene encoding type VI secretion system baseplate subunit TssF yields the protein MKKNENNVLYFRKEMAYLYEMRELFIEKFPKVAPFLNADSKDPDVERIIENVAILTSKIHQELDENIPLIAESLINIVSPNYTNPVPSVCIQEFSLKSDSKKNSTIVPKGSVVVSKPVNDVKCKFKTAYDVYLYPLKINKTYLSNNKSDYVLNLELNITKDEARLSDIDMNRINLYLGNDVYMSSTLVMWMKTYLKKIIVFCSDSDETFNIPTSSIEVMGLSDKLLDYEDFGFEAFALLQELFFMPYKFNFITIKNLDMLKSSGSRNFTIKFVFDRDLPNGYIPRVEHFSLSSTPIINLFEMSAEPILNNNKKNGHRIFLDRAKIDAYDIVQVTKVVAHNSDTGRRVLKNYKSFERFNFFNGENIDDFYSLSDRTDGDSNLFKEISFFSNSQKEQTVTVETLCCNGNLPSELKISDINDFPAQPEINTKNITVPTSMQKVAIDGNLLWRLVSILSFSYQTILEKKSFLAVLDAFSFGDSPISKILASSLQDIKTKSIYRIDGHMTKKGTLCIFYIDESKFYSIGEVYIAGLVLSKFLSSFASINSFCELKVKCVQSKITIDYPLYSGNKALL
- a CDS encoding GPW/gp25 family protein, with translation MSLSDRVLHTLNEENADKPYRQDILNDIKENISILLNSKFDDCITIQGSSLPDMSFLNIDSHELCQLMGKEIYGLIKKYENRINIVAIDYDDSLKPWQLTFNIRYTRQNDAFKEFAIKVTFRNNRYCEVL